In the genome of Bradysia coprophila strain Holo2 unplaced genomic scaffold, BU_Bcop_v1 contig_232, whole genome shotgun sequence, one region contains:
- the LOC119075638 gene encoding uncharacterized protein LOC119075638 isoform X2, translating to MGEISSNNTSPRSKISTGKQFAFVFLVLFIPRVRCTTDSKQELILNGTTVQDDIPSQIIVSILLGITIFDFTIQTLMMVYVFISVLFSSKTPLNIVCTLIGTALLLTIRATTVPIIFQTIPFGWAPKFPTNLIHISTYVNLALVTLFTGTSLLSCSWFILFVGVTGRKMSGTIKDAKSGIEPMVIILMPIYNEEPDALFRAVESAIRCDYPPDRSSKFYRKRSLQKSHTNWKMNVQLLKKG from the exons AAATTTCTAGTAATAACACCAGCCCAAG AAGTAAAATTTCAACCGGAAAGCAGTTTGCATTTGTCTTTCTTGTTCTTTTTATTCCACGAGTACGTTGCACTACTGATAGCAAGCAAGAATTGATATTAAATGGAACCACTGTTCAAGATGACATACCATCACAGATCATCGTGTCTATTTTATTGGGAATTACTATTTTTGACTTTACAATTCAGACGCTGATGATGGTTTATGTTTTCATCAGTGTACTGTTCTCGTCGAAAACACCTTTAAACATTGTGTGCACTTTAATTGGAACAGCGCTCCTATTAACTATACGTGCAACTACTGTTCctataatttttcaaacaattccATTTGGATGGGCTCCCAAATTTCCGACAAACCTAATTCATATTTCTACTTATGTCAATCTTGCTCTTGTTACTTTATTTACTGGCACATCTCTATTGTCCTGCAGCTGGTTCATATTATTTGTCGGAGTGACTGGACGGAAAATGAGCGGAACCATCAAAGATGCTAAGTCGGGAATCGAACCGATGGTGATCATTTTGATGCCAATTTACAATGAAGAGCCTGACGCTCTGTTCAGAGCCGTAGAAAGTGCTATTCGCTGTGACTACCCTCCCGATC GAAGCTCAAAGTTCTATCGCAAGAGGTCTCTTCAGAAATCTCAcacaaattggaaaatgaacgttcaattgttgaaaaaaggatga
- the LOC119075638 gene encoding chitin synthase D-like isoform X1 has protein sequence MGEISSNNTSPRSKISTGKQFAFVFLVLFIPRVRCTTDSKQELILNGTTVQDDIPSQIIVSILLGITIFDFTIQTLMMVYVFISVLFSSKTPLNIVCTLIGTALLLTIRATTVPIIFQTIPFGWAPKFPTNLIHISTYVNLALVTLFTGTSLLSCSWFILFVGVTGRKMSGTIKDAKSGIEPMVIILMPIYNEEPDALFRAVESAIRCDYPPDRKHLFLAFDDESESALYLSLLRKLKVLSQEVSSEISHKLENERSIVEKRMKTIFPPRLEWIVEGVRVTVCRFAHAGKSPTQGKCFKIINEMYGNNLEIAENTFVLFIDSDIILHENSLHNFVMTSVKSPKIQGATGLITCRTSRQFNIYQYLQDSEYVDGQMFERSAECVMGAVTCLPGALTLIRLTALQKVAQKYFIEFDKRRSVDFHRYHLGEDRYMTYLLVELGDHPYQVTFVPCAQCKTYAPDSFKNLLKQRRRWFLGGLTNDIYMITSPVMWRKTPLMVLFKLYFYSVKGMAWMFGVVIVSLMKSNNFYLFIIFVLLGCRFLLTCVNALLMKRYKICFSNVLLFLVVPFFNLAVTLYSIWTWNIRSWGGPRIEDHDGSEPQSLSSVITLVMRRKEESGIGKTRKSIHQIEHISCLIDKKSSIVTVSNGNYVPVKKFVPFPYESEFLGGGEFDRSPPRGILSSWKSYSGIDNAGFYSSPSVNILSPINEEYLFGSLSNHMKEKAGYFRLDVDYLAKFEELATSDHPIQRESAFNLRLSGRHLSL, from the exons AAATTTCTAGTAATAACACCAGCCCAAG AAGTAAAATTTCAACCGGAAAGCAGTTTGCATTTGTCTTTCTTGTTCTTTTTATTCCACGAGTACGTTGCACTACTGATAGCAAGCAAGAATTGATATTAAATGGAACCACTGTTCAAGATGACATACCATCACAGATCATCGTGTCTATTTTATTGGGAATTACTATTTTTGACTTTACAATTCAGACGCTGATGATGGTTTATGTTTTCATCAGTGTACTGTTCTCGTCGAAAACACCTTTAAACATTGTGTGCACTTTAATTGGAACAGCGCTCCTATTAACTATACGTGCAACTACTGTTCctataatttttcaaacaattccATTTGGATGGGCTCCCAAATTTCCGACAAACCTAATTCATATTTCTACTTATGTCAATCTTGCTCTTGTTACTTTATTTACTGGCACATCTCTATTGTCCTGCAGCTGGTTCATATTATTTGTCGGAGTGACTGGACGGAAAATGAGCGGAACCATCAAAGATGCTAAGTCGGGAATCGAACCGATGGTGATCATTTTGATGCCAATTTACAATGAAGAGCCTGACGCTCTGTTCAGAGCCGTAGAAAGTGCTATTCGCTGTGACTACCCTCCCGATCGTAAACATCTGTTTTTGGCTTTTGATGACGAAAGTGAATCAGCCCTTTATTTATCTCTCCTAAGGAAGCTCAAAGTTCTATCGCAAGAGGTCTCTTCAGAAATCTCAcacaaattggaaaatgaacgttcaattgttgaaaaaaggatgaaaacGATATTTCCTCCGAGGTTGGAATGGATAGTGGAAGGAGTGAGAGTCACTGTCTGCAGATTTGCTCATGCAGGAAAGAGTCCAACacaaggaaaatgttttaaaattataaatgagATGTACGGAAACAACTTGGAAATTGCTGAAAACACATTTGTTTTATTCATTGATTCGGATATTATTCTGCATGAAAATTCTCTGCACAATTTCGTAATGACTTCCGTGAAAAGTCCAAAAATACAAGGAGCCACCGGTTTAATCACTTGCAGAACGTCAAGACAGTTTAATATTTATCAATACCTTCAAGACTCAGAATATGTGGATGGACAAATGTTTGAAAGAAGTGCAGAATGTGTAATGGGAGCGGTTACCTGTTTGCCTGGAGCATTAACACTCATTCGTCTCACGGCACTGCAGAAAGttgcacaaaaatatttcattgaattcgATAAACGGAGAAGCGTGGATTTCCATCGATATCATTTGGGAGAAGATCGTTACATGACTTATCTATTGGTGGAGTTAGGAGACCATCCGTACCAAGTAACTTTTGTACCCTGTGCTCAATGCAAAACATATGCTCCAGATTCTTTCAAAAATCTTCTGAAACAAAGAAGGAGATGGTTTCTGGGCGGCCTCACGAATGATATTTATATGATAACCAGTCCAGTAATGTGGAGGAAGACCCCGCTGATGGTTCTGTTCAAATTGTATTTCTATTCAGTGAAGGGGATGGCATGGATGTTTGGTGTCGTCATTGTCTCTCTAatgaaatcaaataatttctaccttttcataatttttgtgcTGCTTGGGTGTCGATTTCTTCTTACATGTGTCAATGCGTTGCTCATGAAGCGATATaagatttgtttttcaaatgtGTTGCTTTTTTTAGTCGTACCGTTCTTCAATCTAGCCGTTACTCTTTATAGCATTTGGACATGGAATATTCGGTCGTGGGGAGGTCCACGAATAGAAGATCATGATGGATCAGAACCTCAGTCATTGTCCTCAGTAATTACACTTGTTATGAGGCGAAAGGAGGAATCTGGAATTGGAAAGACTCGGAAAAGTATTCACCAAATTGAGCACATTAGTTGTTTGATTGATAAGAAAAGCTCAATTGTAACTGTATCTAATGGAAACTATGTGCCTGTGAAAAAGTTTGTTCCTTTCCCATATGAATCCGAATTTCTCGGAGGTGGTGAATTCGATAGAAGTCCACCGCGCGGAATTTTATCTTCCTGGAAAAGTTATAGTGGAATAGATAACGCAGGGTTTTATTCATCACCATCGGTGAATATCCTAAGCCCAATCAACGAAGAGTATTTATTTGGAAGCTTAAGTAACCATATGAAAGAAAAGGCTGGTTATTTTCGTCTTGATGTTGACTATTTGGCGAAGTTTGAGGAATTGGCAACATCAGATCATCCTATTCAGCGGGAGTCTGCTTTTAATTTAAGACTTTCAGGGAGACATCTAAGTTTATAG